One part of the Nymphaea colorata isolate Beijing-Zhang1983 chromosome 8, ASM883128v2, whole genome shotgun sequence genome encodes these proteins:
- the LOC116259406 gene encoding UDP-glucuronate 4-epimerase 2-like, producing the protein MSQLLKPFPEDLDTEDVNGIPSTPGKFKLEKSAPFSFRRNLRFQSSFYKLAFWSAVIISAILFFFLRPSPSSASPSFFTIHASYGGRSWEKLVRSSIRTKRPNAPTVLVTGAAGFVGSHVSAALKRRGDGVLGLDNFNDYYEPSLKRARQLQLQKSVGVYIVEGDINDAALLAKLFDVVPFTHVLHLAAQAGVRYALQNPSSYVQSNVAGLVNLFEACRMANPQPAIVWASSSSVYGLNTKVPFSESDRTDQPASLYAATKKAGEEIAHTYNHIHGLSITGLRFFTVYGPWGRPDMAYFFFTRDILKGKSIPIFEDADHGAVARDFTYIDDIVKGCLASLDTAKKSTGSGGKKRGPAQLRTFNLGNTSPAPVTELVNILEKLLKVKAKRKVMKLPRNGDVPFTHANISLAQEELGYRPTTDLQTGLKKFVKWYLDYYKNSGRKRRAGSSFGL; encoded by the coding sequence atgTCTCAACTGCTAAAACCCTTTCCCGAAGATCTAGACACGGAGGACGTCAATGGCATTCCTTCCACGCCAGGCAAATTCAAACTGGAGAAGTCTGCTCCCTTTTCCTTCCGTCGCAACCTCCGCTTCCAATCCTCCTTCTATAAACTGGCTTTCTGGTCGGCCGTCATCATCAGCGcaatcctcttcttcttcctccgacCATCCCCATCTTCCGcctctccttccttcttcaccattcaCGCCTCCTATGGAGGGCGATCATGGGAGAAGCTCGTCCGCTCCTCCATCAGGACCAAGCGGCCCAACGCTCCGACCGTACTGGTTACCGGCGCCGCCGGCTTCGTGGGATCACACGTCTCCGCCGCCCTGAAGCGCCGAGGCGATGGCGTGCTTGGCCTTGACAACTTCAACGATTACTACGAGCCCTCTCTGAAGCGTGCACGGCAACTCCAACTCCAAAAATCCGTCGGCGTCTACATCGTCGAAGGAGACATCAATGACGCCGCCCTCTTGGCGAAGCTCTTCGATGTCGTCCCGTTCACTCACGTCCTCCACCTCGCTGCCCAAGCCGGCGTGAGGTACGCATTGCAGAACCCGAGCTCCTACGTCCAGAGCAATGTCGCCGGCTTGGTGAACCTCTTCGAAGCATGTCGAATGGCGAATCCGCAGCCTGCCATCGTATGGGCATCTTCCAGTTCGGTCTATGGATTGAACACAAAGGTGCCATTTTCAGAGTCTGATCGAACGGACCAGCCAGCGAGCCTCTATGCGGCCACCAAAAAGGCAGGGGAAGAGATAGCCCACACGTATAACCATATTCATGGCCTCTCCATTACTGGGCTGAGGTTTTTCACAGTTTATGGGCCTTGGGGTAGGCCAGACATGGCTTATTTCTTCTTTACAAGAGACATCTTGAAAGGGAAAAGCATACCCATCTTCGAAGATGCTGATCATGGTGCTGTCGCCAGGGACTTCACCTACATTGATGATATTGTCAAGGGGTGTCTGGCCTCATTGGACACAGCTAAGAAGAGCACAGGCAGCGGTGGGAAGAAGAGGGGTCCTGCCCAGTTGAGAACCTTCAATCTGGGGAACACCTCGCCAGCTCCTGTGACCGAATTGGTCAACATCTTGGAGAAACTATTGAAGGTGAAGGCAAAGAGGAAAGTGATGAAGTTGCCGAGGAATGGAGATGTGCCGTTCACGCACGCGAACATCAGCCTCGCACAAGAAGAGTTGGGCTATAGGCCGACGACAGACTTGCAAACTGGATTGAAGAAGTTCGTGAAATGGTATCTAGACTACTACAAAAATTCTGGTAGGAAGCGTCGTGCGGGCAGTAGTTTTGGGCTCTGA
- the LOC116258899 gene encoding LOW QUALITY PROTEIN: ETHYLENE INSENSITIVE 3-like 1 protein (The sequence of the model RefSeq protein was modified relative to this genomic sequence to represent the inferred CDS: deleted 1 base in 1 codon), which translates to MWRDRIRLRRLKEQNKAKENGDIAKQRQPPEKARRKKMSRAQKYQAENAIPESPAMVSTPQTLQELQDTTLGSLLSPLMQQCKPPQRRFPLEKGLAPPWWPTGKEDWWPQLGLRKDQGPPPYKKPHNLKKAWKVGVLTAVIKHISPDMDKIRRLVRQSKCLQDKMTAKESSTWSAMKETPLLRAVLLRTGPCSWGKTV; encoded by the exons ATGTGGAGGGACCGAATCCGGTTGAGGCGGCTGAAGGAGCAGAATAAGGCCAAGGAGAACGGAGACATCGCCAAGCAGAGGCAGCCGCCGGAGAAGGCACGGCGGAAGAAGATGTCCAGGGCGCAGAAGTATCAGGCGGAGAACGCTATTCCCGAAAGCCCGGCCATGGTCTCTACACCTCAGACTCTTCAGGAGCTACAGGACACCACGCTGGGGTCTCTGTTGTCTCCCCTTATGCAGCAG TGCAAACCGCCTCAGAGGCGGTTCCCGCTGGAGAAAGGGTTAGCTCCACCGTGGTGGCCGACCGGCAAGGAGGATTGGTGGCCTCAGTTGGGGCTGCGGAAGGACCAGGGTCCTCCCCCTTACAAGAAGCCTCACAACCTCAAGAAGGCATGGAAGGTTGGTGTGCTCACTGCTGTGATAAAGCACATCTCTCCGGACATGGACAAGATCCGGAGGCTTGTTCGGCAGTCAAAATGCCTGCAGGACAAGATGACAGCAAAGGAAAGTTCTACGTGGTCGGCTATGAAAGAAACCCCTCTTTTGAGAGCTGTGCTTCTGAGAACAGGACCCTGTTCTTGGGGAAAAACAGTGTAG
- the LOC116258835 gene encoding NAC domain-containing protein 19-like: MGKPRQPRKTKRVARFDFDDADRLLIYYLRKKVYDPDGLHSEYGDLIPTVDMFSIDPDTFIRVKTPNQKEVWYFFSPIDRPPGSGPIPSDRPVGDGFWMMSAPQEDIVDEQGHKIGERRSRRYRNWTMHEYRLIDSQHAETSTAKKTIEDNAPHNYVLCKIFEEEAAKQEDDEAEGGGIQQEASAATPSHAGQSISSPDITSDDLLDWKDPAEDYDEQIETEPSAMGSPESVEPSFSTNTTGAWRPRESCVPYTPDRAVPAGECGGATELPVIKEHHLWTDLRLEPLPWLGQPPTKSKTNTNPRLHTRDDPECTISVPNPSSPHDLVEMGSAKGTSFAGSSTSSTAEQKDDT, encoded by the exons ATGGGGAAACCAAGGCAGCCCCGCAAAACAAAAAGGGTAGCAAGGTTCGACTTCGACGATGCAGATCGTCTCTTGATTTACTACCTCCGGAAGAAAGTGTATGATCCAGACGGCCTGCACTCCGAGTACGGCGACCTCATCCCCACCGTCGACATGTTCTCCATCGATCCAGATACCTTCATTCGAG TGAAAACACCCAATCAGAAGGAGGTCTGGTACTTCTTCTCTCCAATTGATAGACCACCGGGGAGCGGGCCGATTCCCTCAGATCGACCAGTTGGTGACGGCTTTTGGATGATGAGCGCTCCCCAAGAAGACATTGTTGACGAACAAGGCCACAAGATCGGCGAGAGAAGGAGCCGACGCTACCGTAACTGGACCATGCACGAATACCGACTCATTGATTCTCAACATGCTGAGACGAGCACTGCCAAGAAGACGATCGAGGACAACGCGCCCCATAACTATGTACTCTGCaagatttttgaagaagaagctGCAAAGCAGGAAGACGATGAAGCGGAAGGTGGTGGAATCCAACAGGAAGCAAGTGCTGCAACCCCAAGTCATGCGGGGCAGTCGATATCTTCGCCGGATATTACGTCGGACGATCTTTTAGACTGGAAAGATCCGGCGGAGGATTATGATGAGCAGATTGAGACAGAGCCCTCGGCCATGGGTTCTCCAGAGAGCGTAGAACCGAGTTTCAGCACGAACACAACAGGTGCCTGGCGGCCTCGTGAGTCCTGTGTCCCGTACACGCCGGACCGAGCTGTACCAGCCGGCGAGTGTGGCGGCGCCACCGAATTACCGGTTATCAAGGAGCATCATCTGTGGACGGACCTGCGGCTTGAACCACTGCCCTGGTTGGGCCAGCCTCCGACTAAGAGTAAAACCAACACAAACCCTCGGCTGCACACTCGTGATGATCCAGAGTGCACCATAAGTGTGCCAAATCCAAGCTCGCCACACGACTTGGTTGAAATGGGGTCAGCCAAGGGGACAAGTTTTGCAGGGAGCTCTACTTCATCTACAGCAGAACAGAAAGATGATACTTAG
- the LOC116258897 gene encoding UDP-glycosyltransferase 83A1-like — MNSLVPSGSTMSSSTKPHVLAIPFPAQGHIMPLMQLSHRLIRRGFLVTFVNTEHIHERLMAAEQPGKPSSQDFAGEIKLVSIPDGCANGSDRKKFGTFSNIMLKEMPGPLENLILDTNIRDAQKITCVIADVHMFWALEVAEKLNITRVAFWPASAATFSVVASIPQLLEKRVIDSNGFLIEKRPVHLSDTMPAMDPAWFVWLNVGQENEKESFQFLLLCLQSIRSDHILCNSFPEIEFPAINLIKNVMPIGPLLSDMHLQPSKLWTEDTSCLDWLDRQPARSVIYVSFGSLTLLNQRQLLELAHGLELTGRPFLWVSRPDLMDGSPAVYPDGFAGTLAAGRGCVVEWAPQQEVLSHPSIACFLTHCGWNSTMEGLYHGLPLLCWSCFADQHLNEYFIVEVWKVGLRVSKGKDGIVRKEEMKDMLEKLLKDERIRMRAMEMKVRARKNVMEGGDSWKNFTTFVDLIS, encoded by the exons ATGAACAGTCTTGTGCCCAGTGGATCCACCATGAGCAGCAGTACTAAGCCGCACGTCCTTGCAATCCCCTTCCCAGCACAAGGCCATATCATGCCCTTAATGCAGCTCTCTCATCGCCTCATCCGCCGGGGCTTCCTTGTTACCTTCGTCAATACAGAGCACATTCATGAGCGACTGATGGCTGCAGAACAACCTGGAAAGCCTTCTTCTCAAGATTTCGCCGGAGAAATCAAGTTGGTGTCTATTCCTGATGGATGTGCTAACGGATCTGACCGGAAGAAGTTCGGCACGTTCAGCAATATCATGCTGAAGGAGATGCCCGGGCCCCTGGAGAACCTGATTCTCGACACCAACATCAGAGACGCCCAGAAGATTACTTGTGTGATAGCCGATGTGCATATGTTCTGGGCGCTCGAGGTAGCCGAGAAGCTAAACATTACCAGGGTGGCTTTCTGGCCGGCATCTGCTGCTACCTTCTCCGTCGTGGCCAGTATTCCCCAGCTGCTGGAAAAACGAGTTATAGATTCGAACG GATTTCTGATAGAGAAGAGACCTGTACACTTATCAGACACGATGCCAGCCATGGATCCTGCTTGGTTTGTCTGGCTTAACGTCGGACAGGAAAACGAGAAAGAGTCCTTCCAGTTTCTTTTGTTATGCCTCCAATCAATTCGGAGCGATCATATCTTGTGTAATTCCTTTCCCGAGATCGAATTCCCTGCGATCAACCTCATAAAAAATGTCATGCCAATTGGGCCTCTGCTATCAGATATGCATTTGCAACCTTCCAAGCTGTGGACGGAGGACACGAGCTGTCTTGATTGGCTTGACCGGCAACCTGCTCGCTCAGTCATATATGTTTCCTTTGGAAGCCTCACCTTACTGAACCAGCGCCAACTTCTTGAGCTAGCTCATGGGCTCGAGCTCACCGGCAGGCCATTCCTCTGGGTTTCTAGGCCAGACCTCATGGATGGGTCACCCGCGGTCTACCCAGATGGGTTTGCCGGAACTTTGGCCGCGGGTCGCGGGTGCGTGGTTGAGTGGGCTCCCCAGCAGGAAGTGCTCTCTCATCCTTCTATTGCTTGCTTCTTAACCCACTGCGGATGGAACTCAACCATGGAAGGCCTGTACCATGGCCTTCCTCTCCTATGTTGGTCATGCTTTGCTGACCAACACTTGAATGAGTACTTCATAGTTGAGGTGTGGAAGGTGGGACTGAGGGTGTCAAAAGGCAAGGATGGAATAGTTaggaaagaagaaatgaaggaCATGCTTGAGAAGCTGTTGAAAGACGAAAGAATAAGGATGAGGGCGATGGAGATGAAGGTCAGGGCGAGGAAGAATGTGATGGAGGGTGGTGATTCCTGGAAGAACTTTACTACTTTTGTGGATCTCATCAGCTGA
- the LOC116258490 gene encoding BAG family molecular chaperone regulator 8, chloroplastic-like, whose protein sequence is MAGNHYCHHHHHHHQQQCCCCCCYCCSTSSFIPPPSPPPTTIDSGLLTIASYLAASLQQPQSPPPPPPTATPPSPPQSKADPLDLQSLLHRVSTMESALRRLSLIPASPSPPPASSTPPRPHAKNTQIQTPPRSYNNSMAHSLRDHAARTIQTHFRAFLLRRSQMLRHLKLIAFAQTFLNNLRLRLSDQTQLALLCRKEEARRELVERTADLLAKVDAIRTGDSMIMEAKRSVSRDLAGVLDVLNGSFSTNDHTRRWVASESNNGGAEKVGRHFSCDGSFNHDVREHAGSGRETGFIGLGKAGEFSPDIGGRDGTECKSHVNNDAPNVKKIVEALDAGDNGGFSFEEKSEEDRLPVHWEGNSFGLAAPLPLQMEPRSTELLQEFAKQL, encoded by the exons ATGGCCGGAAACCACTACTGCCaccatcatcaccaccaccaccaacagcagtgctgctgctgctgctgctactgctGTTCCACTTCCAGTTTTATTCCcccaccatcaccaccaccaaccACCATCGATTCTGGTCTGTTAACCATCGCAAGCTACCTTGCCGCTTCCCTCCAGCAACCGCAGTcgccacctccaccaccaccaacagcaACTCCACCATCGCCACCACAGTCGAAGGCAGATCCCCTTGATCTTCAATCCCTTCTCCATCGCGTCTCGACCATGGAGTCTGCACTCCGCCGCCTCTCTCTGATACCAGCATCACCATCGCCGCCGCCAGCTTCTTCAACCCCTCCTCGTCCCCATGCCAAGAATACCCAGATTCAGACGCCACCGAGATCGTACAATAACTCCATGGCTCATTCGCTTAGGGACCATGCGGCTCGCACCATCCAGACCCATTTCCGCGCCTTCCTGTTGCGGCGATCCCAGATGCTCCGCCACCTCAAGCTCATCGCTTTCGCCCAAACCTTTTTAAACAACCTCAGACTCAGGCTCTCTGATCAAACCCAGCTCGCCCTCCTTTGCCGGAAAGAGGAAGCCAGGCGAGAGCTCGTGGAGAGAACCGCGGATCTCCTCGCCAAGGTCGATGCAATTCGG ACTGGAGATTCAATGATTATGGAGGCGAAGAGATCGGTGAGCAGAGATCTGGCTGGGGTTTTAGACGTTCTAAACGGGTCTTTTTCCACAAATGACCATACAAGGAGGTGGGTAGCTAGTGAATCCAACAATGGCGGTGCAGAGAAGGTGGGGAGGCATTTCAGTTGTGATGGATCCTTCAATCATGATGTGAGAGAGCACGCTGGTTCCGGAAGAGAGACTGGGTTTATCGGATTGGGGAAAGCTGGTGAGTTCTCTCCAGATATTGGTGGCAGAGATGGGACCGAATGCAAGAGCCATGTGAACAATGATGCaccaaatgtgaaaaaaattgtgGAGGCTCTTGATGCTGGTGACAATggtggtttttcttttgaagagaAATCTGAGGAGGATCGGCTCCCTGTTCACTGGGAAGGTAACAGTTTCGGGTTGGCCGCACCATTGCCGCTCCAGATGGAGCCTAGAAGCACCGAGTTGCTGCAGGAATTTGCTAAACAACTATAA
- the LOC116259070 gene encoding SNAP25 homologous protein SNAP33-like, producing the protein MSRLGEDNKAKHFGYDSENHATNPFDSDSDSEAAATTPVKPLGSSTKPFVEVSSKNPFGDEDTTPAKKEPFGQASGDKKSSSMNRHTEDENDSQANKSLSGSSLYRINSARFVAQVMEKAVSFGESAVKTAERLKEAGIVQSQRLMARNAAEEQKRQRDELFSVHKEKSAIAAASPAAVSSSPFSLWWASRSRYKNDSRDEGAFENQTVEDLENYSLCKSKETTETVNGCMKIAEEIREEATKTLVSLHHQGDQITRAHADAATIDYDLSRGEKLLGSLGGIFSKTWRPTKTRPISGPAIMAEDRTVKRTVHLEQKEQLGISHSPKRCSKAQQYSNSQTTVGERIEIENAKQDDALSDLSNLLGELKVMAIDMGSEIERQHKALDHFHSDVEELNYRVKGANVRSRRLLGK; encoded by the exons ATGTCAAGATTGGGTGAAGATAACAAGGCCAAACACTTTGGTTACGATTCTGAGAATCATGCGACCAATCCATTTGATTCTGATTCCGATTCGGAGGCTGCTGCAACAACCCCTGTGAAGCCCCTCGGATCTTCAACTAAGCCCTTTGTTGAGGTCTCATCTAAGAATCCCTTTGGTGATGAAGATACCACGCCTGCAAAGAAGGAGCCTTTTGGTCAGGCAAGTGGTGACAAGAAATCCAGTTCCATGAACCGTCATACCGAAGATGAAAATGATTCTCAGGCAAATAAATCTCTGAGCGGTAGTAGTCTGTACAGAATCAATAGTGCCAGATTTGTTGCTCAAGTGATGGAGAAGGCTGTTTCTTTTGGTGAATCTGCTGTCAAAACAGCCGAGAGATTGAAGGAAGCCGGGATTGTTCAATCTCAAAGACTTATGGCGCGGAATGCTGCCGAAGAGCAGAAGAGGCAGCGTGACGAATTGTTCTCGGTTCATAAAGAGAAGAGTGCTATTGCAGCTGCTTCTCCTGCCGCTGTTTCTAGTTCGCCATTTTCTCTCTGGTGGGCATCGAGAAGCAGATACAAGAATGACTCTCGCGATGAGGGTGCATTTGAAAATCAGACCGTTGAGGACTTGGAGAATTATTCACTCTGCAAGTCTAAGGAGACGACAGAGACGGTAAATGGCTGCATGAAAATTGCAGAAGAGATTAGGGAAGAAGCAACAAAGACGTTGGTCAGTCTTCATCATCAAGGCGATCAGATCACAAGGGCACACGCGGACGCAGCCACCATTGACTATGATCTTAGCAGG GGGGAGAAGCTGCTTGGTAGTCTGGGTGGAATCTTCTCAAAAACATGGAGACCAACTAAGACCCGACCAATCTCTGGTCCTGCGATTATGGCAGAAG ATAGGACAGTGAAGAGAACGGTTCACTTAGAACAGAAGGAGCAGTTGGGAATATCCCATAGTCCCAAACGATGTTCTAAAGCTCAACAGTATTCAAATTCACAAACAACTGTTGGGGAAAGAATTGAG ATAGAAAATGCAAAGCAGGACGATGCGCTTTCTGATTTGAGCAACTTGCTGGGGGAGCTGAAGGTTATGGCCATTGATATGGGGTCGGAGATAGAAAG ACAACATAAGGCATTGGATCACTTTCACAGTGATGTGGAAGAACTGAACTACAGAGTGAAAGGTGCCAATGTTCGTAGTCGGCGGTTGTTGGGAAAGTAA